A stretch of the Streptomyces sp. WMMB303 genome encodes the following:
- a CDS encoding PTS transporter subunit EIIC, producing MSTHSTRSTPEDNPGRQLAEAILPLVGGAANVTSVSHCMTRMRLGLADRSLVQDGPLRALPGVMGVVEDDTYQIVLGPGKVARITPEFEALVQAAPDRATAREPASAGAAGKTAADLAAEGAALRAARKEKNATPVKLMLRRIANIFVPLIPALIGCGIVAGLNGLFTNAGWLPALTPALAAIASGFMSLIAVFVGLNTAREFGGTPVLGGAAAAVIVFPGVADVSAFGQKLAPGQGGVLGALFAALLAVYVEKGCRRIVPPAVDVLVTPTVTVLVAGLVTLFGLMYVCGEIATGIGHLADWLLQHGGAVAGFVLGGLFLPLVMLGLHQALIPIHTTLIEQSGYTVLLPILAMAGAGQVGAAIAIYLRLHRNTSIRSTIRSALPAGFLGVGEPLIYGVSLPLGRPFITACVGGAFGGGVVGLFYQLGTSVGSTAIGPSGWALFPLLKGNQGLGGIALIYALGLAAGYLVGFVATYFFGFSKQMLTELNAPAEAEAPAAEGGHSPEPPPAGAPDPGPDPGPAPAPAGGGSLV from the coding sequence ATGAGCACACACAGCACCCGCAGCACCCCTGAGGACAATCCCGGCAGACAGCTCGCCGAGGCGATCCTCCCCCTGGTGGGAGGCGCCGCGAACGTCACCTCCGTCAGCCACTGCATGACCCGGATGCGGCTCGGCCTGGCCGATCGCTCCCTCGTCCAGGACGGGCCCCTCAGGGCGCTCCCGGGCGTCATGGGCGTGGTGGAGGACGACACGTACCAGATCGTGCTCGGCCCGGGCAAAGTCGCCCGGATCACACCGGAGTTCGAGGCACTCGTGCAGGCGGCACCGGACCGGGCGACGGCCCGGGAACCCGCTTCGGCGGGCGCCGCCGGCAAGACGGCCGCTGACCTGGCGGCCGAGGGCGCCGCGCTCCGCGCGGCCCGCAAGGAGAAGAACGCGACTCCGGTGAAGCTGATGCTGCGCCGTATCGCCAACATCTTCGTCCCGCTCATCCCGGCACTGATCGGCTGCGGCATCGTCGCCGGACTCAACGGGCTGTTCACCAACGCGGGCTGGCTCCCGGCGCTCACCCCCGCACTGGCGGCGATCGCCAGCGGCTTCATGTCACTGATCGCCGTGTTCGTCGGGCTGAACACCGCACGGGAGTTCGGCGGGACGCCGGTGCTGGGCGGCGCCGCCGCGGCCGTCATCGTCTTCCCCGGGGTGGCGGACGTCTCGGCGTTCGGCCAGAAGCTGGCCCCGGGCCAGGGCGGCGTGCTGGGCGCGCTGTTCGCGGCGCTGCTGGCGGTGTACGTGGAGAAGGGATGTCGCCGCATCGTGCCGCCCGCCGTCGACGTGCTGGTCACGCCGACGGTGACGGTGCTGGTCGCCGGGCTGGTCACGCTGTTCGGACTGATGTACGTATGCGGCGAGATCGCCACCGGGATCGGACATCTGGCCGACTGGCTGCTCCAGCACGGCGGGGCCGTGGCCGGATTCGTGCTGGGCGGGCTGTTCCTGCCGCTGGTGATGCTGGGCCTGCACCAAGCGCTCATCCCCATCCACACGACGCTGATCGAGCAGAGCGGCTACACCGTGCTGCTGCCCATCCTCGCGATGGCCGGCGCCGGTCAGGTCGGCGCCGCGATCGCCATCTACCTGCGGCTGCACCGCAACACCTCGATCCGCAGCACCATCCGCTCGGCCCTCCCCGCGGGGTTCCTGGGCGTGGGGGAACCGCTGATCTACGGGGTCTCGCTGCCACTGGGCCGCCCCTTCATCACGGCGTGCGTGGGCGGGGCCTTCGGCGGCGGGGTGGTGGGCCTCTTCTACCAGTTGGGCACCTCGGTCGGCTCCACCGCGATCGGCCCCTCCGGCTGGGCGCTCTTCCCCCTCCTCAAGGGCAACCAGGGCCTGGGCGGCATCGCCCTGATCTACGCGCTCGGGCTGGCCGCCGGCTATCTGGTCGGCTTCGTGGCCACCTACTTCTTCGGGTTCAGCAAGCAGATGCTGACCGAGCTGAACGCGCCCGCGGAGGCCGAAGCGCCCGCCGCCGAGGGCGGGCACTCGCCCGAACCCCCACCGGCGGGCGCCCCGGACCCCGGCCCGGACCCGGGTCCGGCCCCCGCACCCGCGGGCGGCGGCTCGCTCGTCTGA